A genomic segment from Archangium lipolyticum encodes:
- a CDS encoding acyl-CoA synthetase, which produces MSTPTPRNMTDYEATYRGFRWERPEYFNFATDVIDRWAAERPDAPALQWSDEAGQARVFTWKDVKQRSLHAAQFLTSQGLHKGDRVFVMMPRIPEWWFLVLGCIRAGIVFMPGTPMLTPKDIRYRLLAADANGVIADASCLDRFEGLVGTGRVETWVAVGQAPSPWVRYEPGGSGTGSHGAQFERTRADDPMLIYFTSGTTGMPKMVQHTQASYGLGHQITGRYWLDLTPEDRHLTLSDTGWAKCAWGKLFGPWSQGACNVVFDFRGRFDAARVLRVLERQRVTTFCAPPTAWRAIVLQDLSQYDLSSVRHALSAGEPLNPEVIDTWKQATGLHIREGYGQTESVVIVGMFSALEPKAGSMGKPSPGFEVAIIDGEGKEVPVGQEGDIAVKVKPEWPVGLFRGYLNDDSANRVAFRGDWYVTGDRAVRDAEGYFWFVGRSDDVIKTSGYRVGPFEVESALLEHAAVAESAVVGVPDERIGQRIKAYVVLAPGFKGSTQLAEELQEYVKKTTAPYKYPREIEFVTELPKTVSGKIRRTDLRALAQQKKD; this is translated from the coding sequence ATGTCCACACCCACACCGCGCAACATGACTGACTACGAGGCCACCTACCGCGGTTTCCGGTGGGAGCGCCCCGAGTATTTCAACTTCGCCACGGACGTCATCGACCGCTGGGCCGCCGAGCGCCCCGATGCCCCCGCGCTGCAGTGGAGCGACGAGGCGGGGCAGGCCCGCGTCTTCACGTGGAAGGACGTGAAGCAGCGCTCGCTTCACGCGGCGCAGTTCCTCACCAGCCAGGGCCTGCACAAGGGCGACCGCGTCTTCGTGATGATGCCGAGGATTCCGGAGTGGTGGTTCCTCGTCCTGGGGTGCATCCGCGCCGGCATCGTCTTCATGCCGGGCACGCCGATGCTCACCCCCAAGGACATCCGCTACCGCCTGCTGGCGGCGGACGCCAACGGCGTCATCGCGGACGCGAGCTGCCTGGACAGGTTCGAGGGCCTGGTGGGCACGGGCCGGGTCGAGACCTGGGTGGCCGTGGGCCAGGCGCCCTCGCCCTGGGTGCGGTACGAGCCCGGTGGGTCGGGCACCGGCTCGCATGGTGCGCAGTTCGAGCGCACCCGGGCGGATGACCCGATGCTCATCTACTTCACCTCGGGCACCACGGGCATGCCGAAGATGGTGCAGCACACGCAGGCCAGCTATGGCCTGGGACACCAGATTACGGGCCGCTACTGGCTGGACCTGACGCCGGAGGACCGGCACCTGACGCTGTCGGACACGGGCTGGGCCAAGTGCGCGTGGGGCAAGCTGTTCGGTCCGTGGAGCCAGGGCGCGTGCAACGTGGTGTTCGACTTCCGGGGCCGCTTCGACGCGGCGCGGGTGCTGCGGGTGCTCGAGCGGCAGAGGGTGACGACGTTCTGCGCGCCGCCCACGGCGTGGCGGGCCATCGTGCTGCAGGACCTGTCGCAGTACGACCTGTCCTCGGTGCGGCACGCGCTGAGCGCGGGCGAGCCGCTCAACCCCGAGGTCATCGACACGTGGAAGCAGGCCACGGGGCTGCACATCCGCGAGGGCTACGGGCAGACGGAGTCGGTGGTCATCGTGGGGATGTTCTCCGCGCTGGAGCCGAAGGCGGGCTCCATGGGCAAGCCGTCCCCGGGCTTCGAGGTGGCGATCATCGACGGGGAGGGGAAGGAGGTGCCGGTGGGGCAGGAGGGCGACATCGCGGTGAAGGTGAAGCCGGAGTGGCCGGTGGGGCTGTTCCGGGGCTACCTCAACGACGACTCGGCCAACCGGGTGGCCTTCCGGGGCGACTGGTACGTGACGGGTGACCGGGCGGTGAGGGACGCGGAGGGGTACTTCTGGTTCGTGGGGCGCAGCGATGACGTCATCAAGACTTCGGGCTACCGGGTAGGGCCCTTCGAGGTGGAGTCGGCGCTGCTGGAGCACGCGGCGGTGGCGGAGTCGGCCGTGGTGGGCGTGCCCGACGAGCGGATCGGCCAGCGCATCAAGGCGTACGTGGTGCTGGCGCCGGGCTTCAAGGGCTCGACCCAGCTCGCCGAGGAGCTCCAGGAGTACGTGAAGAAGACGACAGCCCCCTACAAGTACCCAAGGGAGATCGAGTTCGTGACGGAGCTGCCCAAGACGGTGAGCGGGAAGATCCGCCGCACGGACCTGCGGGCCCTGGCGCAGCAGAAAAAGGACTGA